The following proteins are co-located in the Gigantopelta aegis isolate Gae_Host chromosome 5, Gae_host_genome, whole genome shotgun sequence genome:
- the LOC121373023 gene encoding piggyBac transposable element-derived protein 4-like, with translation MGIVQKHELEAYWETHWLFDTPGFAKVMQRNRFELILSFLHFNDNSQHVPRGEEGHDRLFKVRPVIDMVIPMFKDLFVPQKELSLDEMTIAFKERSTLKQYNPKKPDKWGYKELALSEAKTGYVLNWSLYAGKDDERNPEESATYTIVKNLCVNHLDKGNIIFMDSYYTS, from the coding sequence ATGGGAATTGTCCAAAAACATGAGCTTGAGGCATACTGGGAAACACACTGGCTCTTTGATACACCCGGATTTGCTAAAGTTATGCAAAGAAATCGGTTTGAATTGATATTGTCATTCCTACATTTCAATGACAACAGCCAGCATGTGCCACGAGGTGAAGAAGGCCATGATCGGCTTTTCAAGGTGAGACCAGTAATCGACATGGTCATTCCAATGTTCAAGGACTTGTTTGTTCCCCAAAAGGAACTGTCACTTGATGAAATGACAATAGCGTTCAAAGAAAGGAGTACACTCAAACAATACAACCCCAAAAAGCCAGACAAATGGGGGTATAAGGAATTGGCATTGTCTGAGGCCAAAACTGGTTACGTTTTGAATTGGTCATTGTATGCTGGCAAGGATGACGAGAGAAACCCTGAAGAATCTGCAACATACACTATTGTGAAAAACCTGTGTGTGAACCATTTGGACAAGGGCAATATCATTTTCATGGACAGCTACTACACAAGTTAA